One stretch of Priestia megaterium DNA includes these proteins:
- a CDS encoding THUMP domain-containing class I SAM-dependent RNA methyltransferase, which translates to MAKYKIIATAAMGIEALVAKEVRALGYDCEVDNGKVIFEGDELAIARCNLWLRTADRIKVQVGQFKARTFDELFEQTKALNWGDYLPVDAQFPVSGKSVKSKLFSVSDCQSIVKKAIVDSMKKHYNKTTGWLEETGSTFKIEVALLKDVATLTIDASGAGLHKRGYRVGQGEAPLKETLAAALIMLTPWNANRPFVDVFCGSGTIAIEAALIGQNIAPGFNRDFLSEEWPWMSASIWDKAREEAEDLANYDQVLDIAGHDIDHRMVKVAEQNAFEAGLGDLIQFKQMQVRDFTTPKEYGIIIGNPPYGERLSDRPSVEKMYAEMGEAFSKLDTWSIYMLTSHEQFEQYYGKKATKKRKLFNGFIKTDYYQYWGPRPPRNDQ; encoded by the coding sequence ATGGCGAAATATAAAATTATTGCAACAGCAGCAATGGGAATTGAAGCACTGGTCGCTAAAGAAGTGCGTGCTTTAGGATATGACTGTGAAGTAGATAATGGCAAGGTTATCTTTGAAGGAGACGAGCTCGCAATTGCTCGCTGCAATTTATGGCTTCGTACAGCAGATCGAATTAAAGTGCAGGTTGGACAGTTCAAAGCTCGTACGTTTGATGAGCTTTTTGAACAAACAAAAGCATTAAATTGGGGCGATTATTTGCCCGTAGATGCACAGTTTCCTGTATCGGGAAAATCAGTTAAATCTAAATTGTTCAGCGTATCAGATTGTCAAAGCATTGTGAAAAAAGCAATTGTTGACAGCATGAAAAAACATTATAACAAAACAACAGGCTGGCTTGAAGAAACGGGGTCAACGTTTAAAATTGAAGTAGCGCTATTAAAAGATGTTGCTACATTAACAATTGACGCAAGCGGTGCAGGACTTCATAAGCGCGGTTACCGCGTTGGGCAAGGGGAAGCGCCGTTAAAAGAAACGCTGGCAGCGGCTCTAATTATGCTAACGCCGTGGAATGCGAATCGTCCGTTTGTCGATGTTTTTTGCGGTTCTGGTACAATTGCCATCGAAGCAGCGCTTATCGGTCAAAATATTGCACCAGGATTTAACCGGGACTTCTTATCAGAAGAATGGCCGTGGATGTCAGCAAGTATTTGGGACAAAGCGCGTGAAGAGGCAGAAGACTTAGCGAACTACGACCAAGTGCTAGATATTGCTGGTCATGATATTGACCATCGTATGGTAAAAGTAGCGGAGCAAAATGCATTTGAAGCTGGACTTGGAGATTTAATTCAATTTAAGCAAATGCAGGTGCGCGATTTCACTACGCCGAAAGAATATGGAATCATTATTGGTAACCCTCCGTACGGCGAACGTTTAAGCGATCGTCCTTCTGTTGAAAAAATGTACGCTGAAATGGGCGAAGCGTTTTCTAAGCTTGATACGTGGTCGATTTATATGCTTACATCTCATGAACAATTTGAACAATACTACGGTAAAAAAGCAACGAAAAAACGCAAATTGTTTAACGGATTTATTAAAACAGACTACTATCAATACTGGGGACCTCGTCCTCCACGCAACGATCAATAA
- a CDS encoding carbohydrate ABC transporter permease — protein sequence MKQNPFRQLILGIYGLIILLPLSLVLLTTFKTTPELYSNPIGLPAGWNIENYKQLLVNEPIFGYIKNSVIVTVFSTFFILWFSSMIAYAIIQLPQKLGWIVYGFFVCGMIVPTQVNMIPVFLLMNKLGLINTLTGVIIVSISFLLPIGVFIITGFMKTLPKELFEAARMDGASEWKIYSKIALRLSIPSMATVGIFSFVIVWNDLLFPLLLLKSKEVKTLPIALLDFQGEFLTNYPMLFSAVVLSSIPLLIAYVFLQKHFISGMTSGALK from the coding sequence ATGAAACAAAACCCATTCAGACAACTGATTTTAGGGATATACGGTTTAATCATTCTGTTGCCCTTAAGCTTGGTTTTATTAACAACCTTTAAAACAACGCCTGAACTTTACAGCAACCCAATTGGATTACCAGCAGGCTGGAATATTGAAAATTATAAACAGCTGCTCGTCAATGAACCCATCTTTGGCTATATTAAAAACAGCGTGATTGTTACCGTCTTTAGCACGTTTTTTATTCTATGGTTTTCAAGCATGATTGCTTACGCTATTATTCAGCTACCTCAAAAGCTTGGATGGATTGTATACGGCTTTTTTGTTTGCGGAATGATTGTCCCTACTCAAGTCAATATGATTCCTGTCTTTTTGCTGATGAATAAGCTTGGTCTCATCAATACGCTCACAGGCGTCATTATCGTCTCCATAAGCTTTTTGCTTCCCATCGGTGTGTTTATTATCACGGGGTTTATGAAAACTTTGCCAAAGGAACTATTCGAAGCCGCTCGCATGGACGGAGCGTCAGAGTGGAAAATATATTCAAAAATCGCTCTTCGACTCTCAATACCATCAATGGCTACAGTAGGAATTTTTTCGTTTGTGATTGTGTGGAATGATCTGTTATTCCCTTTGCTATTGTTAAAATCTAAAGAAGTAAAAACGCTGCCTATTGCACTATTGGACTTTCAAGGGGAATTTCTGACTAATTACCCTATGCTGTTTTCAGCAGTCGTTCTTTCTTCTATTCCATTATTGATTGCGTACGTGTTTTTGCAAAAGCATTTCATTTCAGGAATGACATCTGGGGCATTAAAATAG
- a CDS encoding carbohydrate ABC transporter permease: MSLKTNTSIQEEEKRTPSFSFPLFSFKSISKSRHLWLFLLPGFVIYTVFFALPTLSALFLSTTDWNGLSSQFSFVGFQNFKEILTNDAIFTQSLTNNLKFTIGVLIFQTLLSLGFALLLYKNSAWNTFYRSLFFVPTIISSVSIAFTWNFMYDPNIGGVNLFLSKIGLEHWTQSWIGNGHIAIYSLAFVQFWAHTGQMLIIFVAGIQAIPSELYEAASIDGATRWQKFKRITWPLLAPATTMVVAYTTIQSFKAFDLIIAMTNGGPSNSTEILSTLLYHEAFINFRFGYASAISVVFMIVIALLTFLQFRVLRLTKM, translated from the coding sequence GTGTCGCTAAAAACTAATACGTCTATTCAAGAAGAAGAAAAGAGAACCCCTTCGTTCTCTTTTCCTCTCTTTTCATTTAAAAGTATCTCTAAAAGCAGACATCTATGGTTGTTTTTACTTCCCGGTTTTGTCATATATACTGTTTTCTTTGCATTGCCAACGCTTTCTGCTTTATTTTTAAGCACAACTGATTGGAATGGATTATCTTCTCAGTTCTCATTTGTAGGGTTTCAAAACTTCAAAGAAATTTTAACAAACGATGCTATTTTTACACAGTCTCTTACAAACAACTTAAAGTTCACAATTGGCGTGCTGATCTTTCAAACGTTATTGAGCTTAGGCTTTGCACTCTTACTTTATAAAAATTCTGCATGGAATACATTTTATCGCTCACTCTTTTTTGTACCGACGATTATTTCGTCCGTGTCGATTGCCTTCACGTGGAACTTTATGTATGACCCCAACATTGGAGGAGTTAACCTATTTTTAAGTAAAATAGGCCTTGAGCATTGGACCCAGTCTTGGATTGGAAATGGACATATCGCAATTTACAGCTTGGCTTTTGTACAATTTTGGGCACATACTGGTCAAATGCTTATTATTTTTGTAGCTGGAATTCAAGCTATTCCCAGTGAGTTATATGAAGCTGCTAGTATTGATGGAGCAACAAGATGGCAAAAATTCAAGCGCATTACGTGGCCTCTTTTAGCTCCAGCTACGACAATGGTTGTAGCTTATACGACCATACAAAGTTTTAAAGCATTTGATTTAATCATTGCAATGACAAATGGAGGTCCCTCCAATTCAACTGAAATTCTTTCGACACTTCTTTATCACGAAGCTTTTATTAATTTTCGTTTCGGCTATGCCTCTGCCATTTCAGTTGTATTTATGATTGTAATTGCTCTTTTAACGTTTCTTCAATTTCGCGTACTTCGCTTGACCAAAATGTAA
- a CDS encoding ABC transporter substrate-binding protein produces MKKLLILLAMLTVIIAGCGKNSSTSGDSSDSSKKVTINFTHWRGEDTKAFDSIIEQFEKKNPNIHVEMTVFPSDSYQSQIQGSLLSGEGIDIFASFPGSQFETIRKANGFAKLDDQNLLSKFDEKLIQAGKANNTQYALPYQLVYNIPVYNKGIFEKLNLDVPKDWNSFLKTSETLKKNGYTPILFSGDVSPSQFINPMIMNNEPTNNALHEVETGKRKLTDEWFIKTLSQIKELNDKGYFQKDALGTKKESAAALFAQEKGAMLAQGSYMMATVKQQNTKIDQGLLAPITVDQDKAKYEGVHTTTFLLGVAEKSKHKEAAKKFLTFLADPKISSEYANATGQLLTVKDVKYDSPELKESAKWKDKKTVFQPRFTILNERVSKAVETSIQDVLSGMSAKKAAEKAQGEVERVAKN; encoded by the coding sequence ATGAAAAAATTATTAATTCTGTTAGCAATGCTCACCGTGATCATCGCGGGCTGCGGCAAAAACAGTTCAACAAGCGGCGACAGCAGCGACTCTTCTAAAAAAGTAACCATTAACTTTACGCATTGGCGAGGAGAAGATACGAAAGCCTTTGATTCTATCATTGAGCAATTTGAAAAGAAAAATCCAAATATTCATGTAGAAATGACCGTCTTTCCTTCTGATTCATATCAATCACAAATTCAAGGATCTCTACTATCTGGAGAAGGTATCGATATATTTGCTAGTTTTCCAGGAAGTCAATTTGAAACGATTCGCAAAGCAAATGGTTTTGCAAAGCTAGACGACCAAAACTTACTCAGCAAATTTGACGAAAAGCTAATCCAAGCGGGTAAAGCGAATAATACGCAATATGCTCTTCCTTATCAGCTAGTCTATAACATCCCTGTCTATAACAAAGGCATTTTTGAAAAACTAAACTTAGATGTTCCTAAAGACTGGAATAGCTTTTTAAAAACATCTGAAACATTAAAGAAAAATGGATACACGCCGATTTTATTTTCAGGAGACGTAAGTCCTTCTCAATTTATTAATCCAATGATTATGAATAACGAACCTACAAACAACGCCCTTCACGAAGTAGAAACGGGCAAGCGCAAGCTAACTGATGAATGGTTTATCAAAACACTATCTCAAATTAAAGAATTAAATGACAAAGGTTACTTCCAAAAAGATGCTCTTGGTACGAAAAAAGAAAGTGCTGCAGCACTTTTTGCTCAGGAAAAAGGCGCAATGCTTGCTCAAGGTTCTTATATGATGGCTACAGTCAAACAGCAAAATACGAAGATTGATCAAGGTTTGCTTGCACCGATTACAGTGGATCAAGATAAAGCAAAATACGAAGGTGTTCATACCACGACATTCTTATTAGGTGTTGCTGAAAAATCAAAACACAAAGAAGCTGCTAAGAAATTTTTAACTTTCCTTGCAGATCCAAAGATTTCTTCTGAGTATGCGAATGCTACTGGCCAGTTATTAACGGTCAAAGACGTGAAATATGATTCACCTGAACTCAAAGAAAGCGCAAAGTGGAAAGACAAAAAAACGGTCTTCCAACCTCGATTTACAATTTTAAATGAGCGCGTATCAAAAGCTGTTGAAACATCTATACAGGACGTACTATCCGGTATGTCAGCGAAAAAAGCTGCTGAAAAAGCACAAGGAGAGGTAGAACGTGTCGCTAAAAACTAA
- a CDS encoding xanthine phosphoribosyltransferase — protein sequence MQVLQNKILTDGIVLSDTVLKVDTFLNHQMDPVLMKEIGEEFALRFGNAGITKILTIESSGIAPAIMTALKLNVEMVFARKRKSLTLQDGLITSKVYSFTKKEENEISVADKFIREDDVILIIDDFLANGQAAFGLMDIVQKAGAKVGGIGIVIEKAFQDGGKQIRKSGVKVESLARIQSLSNGKVTFVEDKPTVEV from the coding sequence ATGCAAGTTTTGCAAAACAAAATTTTAACAGATGGTATCGTATTATCGGACACGGTTTTAAAAGTAGACACATTTTTAAACCACCAAATGGATCCTGTATTGATGAAAGAAATTGGAGAAGAATTTGCTTTGCGCTTTGGAAATGCAGGAATTACGAAGATTTTAACGATTGAATCATCAGGAATTGCTCCAGCGATTATGACCGCATTGAAGCTAAACGTTGAGATGGTGTTTGCTAGAAAAAGAAAATCTTTAACACTTCAAGACGGACTCATTACATCAAAAGTATATTCATTTACAAAAAAAGAAGAAAATGAAATTTCAGTTGCTGATAAATTTATTCGAGAAGATGACGTGATTTTAATTATTGATGACTTTTTAGCAAACGGTCAAGCTGCATTCGGCTTGATGGATATCGTGCAAAAAGCAGGTGCTAAAGTAGGTGGCATTGGTATTGTTATTGAAAAAGCGTTCCAAGATGGAGGAAAACAAATTCGTAAATCAGGCGTTAAAGTAGAATCATTAGCACGCATTCAGTCTTTATCAAATGGTAAAGTGACATTTGTTGAAGATAAACCAACAGTGGAGGTTTAA
- a CDS encoding carboxypeptidase M32: MREDIHKIEKQFYEYMNKIKSYHEAIGVMYWDLRTGAPKKGADQRSEVIGMMSSEAFNLSVSDEMAGFIEKLTHPESQPYINDITKKAVEECKKEYDLNKKIPSHEYKEYVTLTSKAESVWEDAKEKADFALFQPYLEKIVAFNQKFVEYWGYEGNKYNRLLDLFEPGMTVEILDEVFGKLREHIVPLVQRIAGSNTKPKTEFLFRTFPKEAQKQFSLDVLKALGYDFEAGRLDETVHPFATGLNPGDVRITTKYAENDFRTAIFGTIHECGHALYEQNISKDLVGTVLCEGTSMGIHESQSLFFEQFVGKNKAFWQHHYDVLKKHAPGQFDDVGLEDFYRGVNEAKPSLIRIEADELTYPLHIMIRYEIEKGLINGEYKVEDLPEIWNEKYEEYLGVRPSHDGEGVLQDVHWAGGSFGYFPSYALGYMYAAQLKHTMLKDLPNYDELLEKGEISPITNWLTEHIHQYGKMKKPLKILNDVTGEGLNVDYLIQYLEEKYRQIYHV; the protein is encoded by the coding sequence ATGAGAGAAGACATACATAAAATTGAGAAACAATTTTATGAATACATGAATAAAATCAAAAGTTATCACGAGGCAATCGGAGTGATGTACTGGGATTTGAGGACAGGTGCTCCAAAAAAAGGGGCGGATCAACGTTCTGAAGTTATTGGCATGATGTCATCAGAAGCGTTCAATCTTTCTGTTTCTGATGAAATGGCAGGTTTTATTGAGAAATTAACGCACCCTGAGTCGCAGCCTTACATAAACGATATTACGAAAAAAGCAGTGGAAGAATGTAAAAAAGAATATGACTTAAATAAAAAGATTCCTTCGCATGAATATAAAGAATACGTTACGTTAACTTCAAAAGCTGAGTCGGTTTGGGAAGACGCAAAAGAAAAAGCAGATTTTGCTTTATTTCAACCGTACCTTGAAAAAATTGTAGCGTTCAATCAGAAGTTTGTGGAGTATTGGGGGTATGAAGGAAATAAATATAACCGTTTATTGGACCTTTTTGAACCGGGGATGACGGTTGAAATCTTAGACGAGGTATTTGGAAAGCTACGGGAGCATATTGTGCCTCTTGTTCAGCGAATCGCCGGGTCAAATACAAAGCCGAAGACGGAATTTTTATTCCGTACTTTCCCAAAAGAAGCGCAAAAACAATTTAGTCTAGACGTGTTAAAAGCACTTGGCTATGATTTTGAAGCGGGGCGACTTGATGAAACAGTCCATCCTTTTGCTACTGGCTTAAACCCGGGAGATGTGCGCATCACGACTAAATATGCCGAAAACGATTTCCGAACGGCTATTTTTGGAACGATTCACGAATGCGGCCATGCTTTATATGAGCAGAATATTTCAAAGGATCTTGTCGGTACGGTTCTATGTGAAGGTACTTCAATGGGAATTCATGAATCACAGTCGCTGTTTTTTGAGCAGTTTGTCGGCAAAAATAAAGCATTTTGGCAGCATCATTACGACGTACTAAAAAAGCATGCGCCGGGACAATTTGACGATGTAGGTTTAGAAGATTTTTACCGAGGAGTAAATGAGGCAAAACCGTCGCTTATTCGTATTGAAGCAGATGAGTTAACGTATCCTCTTCATATTATGATTCGTTACGAAATTGAAAAAGGATTAATAAACGGGGAGTATAAAGTTGAGGATTTACCGGAAATTTGGAATGAGAAATACGAAGAATATCTAGGGGTTCGTCCAAGTCACGATGGAGAAGGCGTGCTTCAGGACGTACACTGGGCCGGAGGAAGCTTTGGGTACTTCCCTTCCTATGCTCTAGGCTATATGTACGCAGCGCAGCTTAAGCATACCATGTTAAAAGACTTGCCTAATTATGATGAACTCCTGGAAAAAGGAGAAATTTCGCCGATTACAAATTGGTTAACAGAACATATTCACCAGTACGGAAAAATGAAAAAACCTCTTAAAATTTTAAACGATGTGACGGGCGAAGGATTAAATGTAGATTATTTAATTCAATATCTAGAAGAGAAATACCGACAAATTTATCACGTATAA
- a CDS encoding nucleobase:cation symporter-2 family protein — protein MNKGKVFSLGLQHVLAMYGGAIVVPLIVGGAIGLTQQQLTYLVAIDLFMCGVATLLQVWKNRFFGIGLPVVLGCTFTAVGPMISIGGSYGVSSIYGSIIVAGLLIVLLSAFLGKLVKFFPPLVTGSVVTIIGITLIPVAIKDLAGGEGSKDFGSLSNLGLGFGVLLLIIVLYRFTKGFMRSVSVLLGLVVGTIAASFMGKVDFSGVKEEAWVHMPHVLYFGMPTFNIMAILTMFLVLLVGIVESTGVYFAVSDICKKEVDEKDLSKGYRAEGLAILLGGFFNAFPYTAYSQNVGLLQLSGVRTRNVVFAASGILIVLGFLPKIAAVTTVIPSSVLGGAMVAMFGMVISSGIKILSQVDLAKQENLLVIACSVGMGLGVTVVPELFKNLPESLQVLTGSGIVMGSFTAIFLNIVFNMMKSPRTQVAETKLTNEVVSK, from the coding sequence ATGAATAAAGGAAAAGTCTTTTCACTTGGTTTACAGCATGTTTTAGCTATGTACGGAGGTGCGATTGTTGTTCCGCTTATTGTTGGAGGAGCCATCGGCTTGACTCAGCAGCAGCTTACGTATTTAGTGGCGATTGACTTATTTATGTGCGGTGTGGCAACGTTACTGCAAGTATGGAAAAATCGTTTTTTTGGAATTGGTCTTCCAGTTGTATTAGGGTGTACGTTTACTGCCGTAGGACCTATGATTTCAATTGGAGGTTCTTACGGCGTTTCCTCCATATATGGTTCTATTATTGTCGCTGGTTTACTCATTGTCCTTCTTTCTGCTTTTTTAGGTAAATTGGTTAAGTTTTTCCCTCCTTTAGTTACGGGTTCGGTTGTAACGATTATTGGAATTACGTTAATTCCTGTAGCGATAAAAGATTTAGCCGGAGGAGAAGGAAGTAAAGATTTTGGCAGCTTGAGCAATTTAGGTTTAGGTTTTGGCGTTTTGCTATTAATTATTGTTCTGTATCGATTTACAAAAGGATTTATGCGCTCTGTCTCTGTGTTATTAGGATTAGTTGTTGGAACAATTGCAGCGTCTTTTATGGGAAAAGTCGATTTTTCCGGCGTAAAAGAAGAAGCGTGGGTTCATATGCCACATGTGCTGTACTTTGGGATGCCAACTTTTAATATTATGGCCATTCTGACAATGTTCCTTGTTTTACTTGTTGGCATTGTCGAGTCAACAGGCGTTTATTTTGCCGTTAGTGATATTTGTAAAAAAGAAGTGGATGAAAAAGATTTATCTAAAGGCTATCGTGCAGAAGGATTGGCGATTTTATTAGGCGGATTTTTTAACGCATTTCCTTATACAGCGTATTCTCAAAATGTAGGACTTTTACAGTTGTCAGGTGTTCGCACAAGAAATGTTGTATTTGCAGCGAGTGGAATTTTAATCGTTTTAGGTTTTCTACCTAAAATCGCAGCCGTGACGACAGTTATCCCGAGCTCTGTACTTGGAGGAGCAATGGTAGCTATGTTTGGAATGGTAATCTCTTCAGGTATTAAAATCCTTAGTCAAGTTGATTTAGCAAAACAAGAAAACCTTCTTGTGATTGCATGTTCGGTTGGCATGGGTCTAGGAGTGACAGTTGTACCTGAACTCTTCAAAAACTTACCAGAGAGTCTTCAAGTTCTTACTGGAAGCGGTATTGTAATGGGGAGTTTTACAGCAATCTTTTTAAATATTGTCTTTAATATGATGAAATCACCACGTACGCAAGTTGCAGAAACAAAGTTAACAAATGAAGTAGTATCGAAATAA
- a CDS encoding ATP-dependent DNA helicase: MMRERLPFTIERDENFFDKLNEWIGDVFYDHLPDAGLELRDEQIFMAFQIERAFKEKNVIFAEAGVGTGKTIVYLLYAICYARYIGKPAIIACADETLIEQLVKAEGDIAKLSGILDINMDVRLAKSQDQYLCLKKLDAVTARTDNENIEEIYDTLPDFVHDHSGMQSFYHYGDRKEYPHLTDEEWNQINWDTFQDCSSCEQRHRCGLTLSREHYRKAHDLIICSHDFYMEHIWTYEARKREGQLPLLPESSCVVFDEGHLLEFAAQKALTYRIQEDTLENLLTRLLENDVREEFAVKIEHAIDVYAMFFDRLSEASTEIVGSSRKEVARTNGLQSVGKELLSLLEHIGNELVFESETYTVDEYTLRIVDEYLDQIDYSLRLFMDNENAIYWVEENNWQLTLVIMPQAVKDVLKERVFAKKIPYIFTSATLSDNQSFDYLAYSLGIAKPLSFSVESPFDYDEQMKIAVKNVSDDQEEAFAEKFAFAVAQLEKTNGRALLLFNSKEELEMFKEVSKELNQYTFLFEGDQEISKLVSQFQREEETILCAVHLWEGLDIPGPSLSNVIIWSLPYPPNDPVFEAKRNQVVDPFWDADMPYMLLRLKQGVGRLIRSHNDKGLITIFMPKSTDSKVRSIIEQNVPTKIENV, translated from the coding sequence ATGATGAGAGAGCGGTTGCCTTTTACAATTGAGCGGGATGAAAACTTTTTTGACAAATTAAATGAATGGATAGGTGATGTTTTTTATGATCATCTTCCAGATGCAGGGTTAGAACTTCGAGACGAACAAATTTTTATGGCTTTTCAAATCGAACGAGCTTTTAAAGAAAAAAATGTGATTTTTGCAGAAGCAGGTGTAGGAACAGGAAAGACCATTGTGTATTTACTGTATGCTATTTGTTATGCAAGGTATATTGGCAAGCCAGCTATTATTGCCTGTGCGGATGAAACATTAATTGAACAGTTAGTAAAAGCCGAAGGAGACATTGCCAAGCTCTCTGGTATTTTAGATATTAACATGGATGTTCGCCTAGCAAAATCTCAAGATCAGTATCTGTGTTTAAAGAAATTAGATGCTGTGACAGCACGAACAGATAATGAAAACATTGAAGAAATTTACGATACGCTTCCTGATTTTGTTCATGATCATAGCGGTATGCAGTCGTTCTATCACTACGGAGACCGTAAAGAATATCCTCATTTAACGGATGAGGAATGGAATCAAATTAACTGGGATACGTTTCAAGACTGCTCTTCCTGTGAGCAGCGTCATAGATGCGGCTTAACGCTTTCACGGGAGCACTATAGAAAAGCACATGACTTAATTATTTGCTCTCACGATTTTTACATGGAGCACATTTGGACATATGAAGCCCGCAAGCGTGAAGGACAGCTTCCGCTTCTTCCTGAAAGCAGCTGTGTTGTATTTGATGAAGGTCACCTGCTGGAATTTGCTGCACAAAAGGCTTTAACGTATCGCATTCAAGAAGATACGTTAGAAAACTTGTTAACGCGTCTATTAGAAAATGACGTGCGAGAAGAATTTGCTGTGAAGATCGAGCACGCTATCGATGTGTATGCAATGTTCTTTGACCGTTTAAGTGAAGCAAGCACAGAAATCGTTGGTTCTAGCCGTAAAGAAGTAGCCCGCACAAACGGATTACAAAGTGTAGGAAAAGAACTTTTATCGCTGCTTGAGCATATCGGAAACGAGCTTGTGTTTGAGAGTGAGACCTATACAGTAGACGAATATACGCTGCGAATTGTAGATGAGTACCTAGATCAAATTGATTATTCGCTGCGCTTATTTATGGACAACGAAAATGCCATCTACTGGGTGGAAGAAAACAACTGGCAGCTGACGTTGGTTATTATGCCTCAAGCAGTAAAAGACGTCTTAAAAGAACGAGTATTTGCGAAGAAAATACCATATATTTTCACTTCTGCCACTCTTTCAGATAACCAATCGTTCGATTATTTAGCATATAGCTTAGGAATTGCAAAGCCGCTTTCTTTTTCCGTTGAATCGCCATTTGATTATGATGAGCAAATGAAAATTGCGGTAAAAAATGTTTCGGATGATCAAGAAGAAGCATTTGCTGAAAAATTCGCCTTTGCTGTTGCTCAGCTCGAAAAAACGAACGGACGAGCACTTTTATTGTTTAACAGCAAAGAAGAACTAGAGATGTTCAAAGAAGTTTCCAAAGAGTTAAATCAGTACACATTTTTATTTGAAGGCGATCAAGAGATCAGTAAATTAGTATCTCAGTTCCAAAGGGAAGAAGAAACGATTTTATGCGCTGTTCATTTGTGGGAAGGGTTGGATATTCCTGGACCTTCGCTATCCAATGTGATTATTTGGTCTCTGCCGTATCCGCCAAATGATCCGGTCTTTGAAGCAAAGCGCAATCAAGTAGTCGATCCATTTTGGGATGCAGATATGCCGTATATGCTTCTTCGCTTAAAGCAAGGAGTTGGAAGACTGATTCGCTCTCATAACGATAAGGGTCTAATCACGATCTTTATGCCAAAAAGCACAGATTCAAAGGTGCGTTCAATCATTGAACAAAATGTTCCAACGAAAATAGAAAACGTATAA
- a CDS encoding ABC transporter ATP-binding protein — MAELQLQHVYKKYGKDSLAVDNFNLHIQDKEFIVFVGPSGCGKSTTLRMIAGLESITEGELLINGNRANDLPSKGRDIAMVFQNYALYPHLTVYDNMAFGLQLRKVPKQEIDDRVREAARILDLEPYLKRKPKALSGGQRQRVALGRAIVRNAQIFLMDEPLSNLDAKLRVQMRAEISKLHQRLQTTIIYVTHDQTEAMTMASRIVVMKDGKIQQIGSPMQVYNAPENTFVASFIGSPGMNFFTGKVVNNKLHISEHEFQLTENQMHSLHEKGYNNQFITVGIRPEHITRASSDAPHISLPVDVSELLGAEYILYSSLGDQLFVAKIPGDEHIQVHQHFPFHFQMNHAHFFDQASTNRIKIDQ, encoded by the coding sequence ATGGCAGAACTGCAGTTACAGCATGTGTATAAAAAATACGGAAAAGATAGTCTTGCAGTTGATAATTTCAACCTTCATATTCAAGACAAAGAATTTATTGTATTTGTAGGACCTTCAGGGTGCGGCAAATCCACTACCCTTCGAATGATCGCCGGCCTTGAATCGATAACAGAAGGAGAATTGCTTATTAATGGAAATCGTGCAAACGATTTACCTTCTAAGGGCCGGGATATTGCAATGGTGTTTCAAAACTACGCACTTTACCCTCATTTAACAGTTTACGACAACATGGCATTTGGCTTGCAGCTCCGCAAAGTCCCAAAACAAGAAATTGATGATCGCGTTCGTGAAGCGGCTCGTATTTTGGACTTAGAACCCTATTTAAAACGCAAGCCAAAAGCGTTATCAGGAGGTCAGCGTCAGCGGGTGGCTTTAGGAAGAGCCATTGTACGGAATGCCCAAATTTTTTTAATGGATGAGCCTTTATCTAATCTTGATGCGAAGCTTCGCGTACAAATGCGTGCTGAAATCAGTAAGCTTCATCAGAGGCTGCAGACGACCATTATTTATGTAACCCACGATCAAACAGAAGCCATGACGATGGCAAGCAGAATCGTAGTTATGAAAGACGGAAAAATTCAGCAAATAGGTTCACCTATGCAAGTGTATAATGCTCCAGAGAATACGTTTGTAGCCAGTTTTATAGGATCACCGGGAATGAACTTTTTCACAGGAAAAGTAGTGAACAACAAACTGCACATCAGTGAACATGAGTTTCAACTGACAGAAAATCAAATGCATTCGTTACATGAAAAAGGCTACAATAATCAATTCATTACTGTAGGAATTCGACCTGAGCATATTACGCGCGCCTCTTCTGATGCTCCTCATATTTCATTACCGGTAGATGTGTCTGAGTTATTAGGAGCAGAGTACATACTATACAGTAGTTTAGGAGACCAGCTCTTTGTGGCTAAAATCCCTGGGGATGAACATATTCAAGTTCATCAGCACTTTCCATTTCATTTTCAAATGAATCATGCTCATTTCTTTGACCAAGCATCTACCAACCGTATCAAAATTGACCAATAA